A genomic stretch from Limnochordia bacterium includes:
- a CDS encoding glycoside hydrolase family 16 protein: MTYRPLILVLVSLFLCVTFVLGTEVVAVMGVPEVVDPKHKPGWRLTFEDDFEGDRIDLTKWSYLPNWKRHDGYWSPEEAFLDGEGHLIIQVNEREGTYYSGAVATRDRFEQAYGYYEIRCQLPKEEGFWTAFWLMTDGVQQLGNEGRDGTEIDIFESPFSKEDRIQHALHWDGYGPEHRSAGYAPYIKGIYEGFHTFALEWNVDEYIFYVDGKETWRTSAGGVSQVPSYLKITAEVGPWGGDIRRATLPAQLVVDYVRVYERVHEVNTTAQDNYVEC, from the coding sequence ATGACGTATCGACCTTTAATACTAGTGCTAGTTTCGCTATTCCTCTGTGTTACATTTGTTCTTGGCACAGAAGTAGTAGCTGTAATGGGGGTGCCCGAGGTGGTGGATCCAAAACATAAACCTGGTTGGCGACTCACCTTTGAAGACGACTTTGAGGGTGACAGAATTGATCTAACAAAATGGTCCTATCTACCCAATTGGAAACGGCACGATGGATATTGGTCACCCGAAGAAGCCTTTTTAGATGGCGAAGGTCATCTCATTATTCAAGTAAACGAGCGGGAGGGTACCTATTATTCCGGAGCGGTGGCTACCCGAGACAGATTTGAGCAAGCCTATGGCTACTACGAGATACGCTGCCAATTACCCAAAGAAGAGGGATTTTGGACTGCCTTTTGGTTAATGACCGACGGGGTGCAGCAACTAGGAAATGAAGGGCGGGATGGAACAGAGATCGACATCTTCGAATCCCCCTTCTCTAAAGAGGACCGCATTCAACATGCCCTTCACTGGGATGGCTACGGGCCAGAACACCGAAGCGCTGGGTATGCTCCTTACATAAAGGGCATTTATGAAGGATTTCACACCTTTGCTCTAGAGTGGAACGTGGATGAGTACATCTTCTATGTTGACGGTAAGGAAACCTGGCGAACGTCTGCCGGGGGCGTATCTCAAGTTCCGTCGTATCTGAAAATAACCGCAGAGGTAGGGCCGTGGGGTGGGGATATTCGGAGGGCTACATTACCGGCACAATTAGTTGTAGATTACGTACGTGTCTACGAAAGAGTGCATGAGGTTAATACTACAGCGCAAGACAACTATGTAGAATGTTAA
- a CDS encoding family 43 glycosylhydrolase — translation MHCSRELLCLGIICLLVGGHHMAEAGGLYTNPFDLENEWTNYGIGDPYILRWNGRYYLYPSTNTHYGGSMGIRTWISQDLINWDYAGYATTEPVTKNAFAPEVVYWNGFFYMYTSPDGQGHYVLKSDRPTGPFTVQTDNLGLTIDGSVFIDDDGRWYFTHAGHLGIRGHRMADPYTVGPERVLNSSLGGWTEGSYILKRNDLYYLTYTGNHLLSTGYRVHYSVSEEGPLGPYIVPEDDLILISTKEGFSGLGHSATVLGPDLDSYYIVYHSMPIRFGPHLRKMNIDRLAFNGKKMMVLGPTNYPQKGPKLPEFYTWIDEDGLSPHWVETKSGDSTLLLSRSKTGPDYTAEFNFAVTDKTAEGYMGTLFSYIDDQNFACVLLDLQEKSLELQVTRQGQLMRLATASLFEEVDLTRLHTLRVVKYGDRMEIYFDNMRQFALDLKGVFGGSIGYIYDRVEPLLSFTAFSSEAKGSSDYDVPKPIPGTIQGVHYRKDGYCVRQSVDDNPLRYRDGTRIHEGENGTYSVELVDEGDWLSYNINLEEEDTYGVALTVPVDSEATVQIWVDDSPVLIGDVINKDVASKDGWVKVRVGTLELPKGLHTLKVQLVEGRLNLESFEFYPVMTEPFTASTGLGDDWQYYGELDWQSSERGYGITRPKEMMAITGEEGWTDYRVEVDLYVDGQIYPGEAGLVVRATHPSYFQGQVKDAVIGYYVAFNGRSISLKKLRYNSQTLAQVNTQDIVASRHHLAVEVVGSTIKVYWDGSQQPIIEYTDPNGLLHGAVGLRTNTPAIYFKDFALTCLSSLVYGQVQIGDHTLWISPTRQKYEVKLPFGVVDPPTVMVVPQDALLAEVKLDSNLTIEVRQPQKVPGEGRLSVLQEDGIEIYAAPIVLSKVTTPTVGVRLKDNEVLSQGWAGSFSGLMPIEIQVNGPDSLITGVSVTLARVELGEVGEGQVIYQGDATPKDLILDTPDYDDGTYELTSDVVSIYDTNTKITVRFAIKNWRELVDDLEAPKAGWFGMESRKKTIEETAGWVYATDTPELFFGDQNRLVRVDNTTESLIWDTPGLQEFFVTVYTKDDSCMDTIKVAVSVDGQQWVSVDYEVTDRIDSSVWTKIDLVGRVPSSLTANYFRLTFEESLGRVDALQLGRVGLRSLVRE, via the coding sequence ATGCACTGTTCTCGAGAACTTCTTTGCTTAGGGATTATCTGCTTACTGGTGGGGGGACATCATATGGCTGAGGCGGGGGGACTATATACTAATCCCTTTGATTTGGAAAATGAATGGACGAATTATGGGATCGGTGACCCATACATCCTGCGGTGGAACGGTCGGTACTATTTATATCCGAGTACGAATACTCACTATGGTGGCTCTATGGGCATTAGGACCTGGATTTCTCAGGACCTAATTAATTGGGATTATGCAGGCTATGCGACCACAGAACCGGTGACAAAGAACGCATTCGCTCCTGAAGTAGTCTACTGGAATGGCTTCTTCTATATGTACACATCACCTGACGGTCAAGGCCACTATGTACTGAAAAGTGATCGTCCCACGGGACCGTTTACTGTGCAGACAGATAACCTCGGTTTAACCATTGATGGCTCAGTTTTCATTGACGATGATGGTCGTTGGTACTTCACCCATGCGGGACATTTGGGGATCCGAGGACATCGTATGGCGGACCCTTATACTGTTGGGCCGGAACGGGTTCTAAACTCTAGCCTAGGTGGTTGGACCGAGGGCTCATATATTCTCAAACGTAATGACCTGTACTACCTGACCTATACAGGAAACCATCTGCTAAGTACCGGATACCGGGTGCATTACTCCGTGAGCGAAGAGGGTCCCCTAGGTCCTTATATCGTACCCGAGGATGACCTTATTCTGATCAGTACCAAGGAAGGCTTTAGTGGCCTCGGACACAGTGCCACAGTACTTGGTCCCGATCTTGATTCGTACTATATAGTCTACCATAGCATGCCCATACGTTTTGGTCCCCATTTGCGTAAGATGAATATTGATCGTCTAGCCTTTAACGGTAAGAAAATGATGGTTCTAGGACCGACCAACTACCCGCAGAAAGGACCTAAGCTGCCGGAGTTTTATACCTGGATAGATGAAGATGGCCTATCCCCACACTGGGTTGAAACAAAGTCGGGTGACTCGACACTACTTTTGAGCAGATCCAAAACCGGACCCGATTACACTGCAGAGTTCAATTTCGCCGTGACAGATAAAACAGCCGAAGGCTACATGGGGACTCTTTTCTCCTATATCGACGATCAGAACTTTGCCTGTGTATTACTTGATCTGCAAGAGAAAAGCTTAGAACTGCAGGTTACCAGACAAGGTCAACTAATGAGACTGGCTACCGCCTCCCTTTTTGAGGAGGTTGACCTAACACGTCTGCATACCCTGCGGGTAGTCAAGTATGGCGATAGGATGGAGATCTACTTTGACAATATGAGGCAATTTGCCCTAGACCTGAAGGGAGTCTTTGGGGGCAGTATTGGGTACATCTATGATCGCGTTGAACCTTTGTTGAGTTTCACCGCCTTCAGTTCTGAGGCTAAGGGCTCTAGTGATTATGATGTTCCTAAGCCCATACCAGGCACTATCCAAGGAGTCCATTACCGGAAGGATGGCTATTGTGTTCGTCAATCAGTAGATGATAATCCCCTGCGGTATCGGGATGGGACTAGGATCCATGAAGGAGAAAACGGCACTTATTCTGTCGAATTGGTCGATGAAGGGGATTGGCTTTCTTATAATATCAATTTGGAAGAAGAAGATACATATGGGGTTGCCTTGACGGTGCCGGTCGATAGTGAAGCCACCGTACAGATATGGGTAGATGATAGTCCGGTGCTAATCGGGGATGTAATCAACAAGGATGTTGCTAGTAAGGATGGTTGGGTTAAGGTTAGGGTAGGCACACTAGAGCTTCCGAAAGGGCTTCATACACTAAAAGTGCAATTGGTCGAAGGTCGCCTTAACCTGGAGTCTTTTGAGTTTTATCCGGTGATGACAGAACCATTCACTGCTTCTACCGGGCTTGGGGATGACTGGCAGTACTATGGTGAACTAGATTGGCAATCTAGCGAGCGAGGCTACGGTATTACACGTCCCAAGGAGATGATGGCAATTACTGGCGAGGAGGGGTGGACCGACTACCGAGTCGAAGTTGATCTATACGTTGACGGGCAAATCTATCCCGGAGAGGCTGGGCTTGTTGTCCGGGCAACTCATCCTTCCTATTTCCAAGGACAAGTCAAAGATGCAGTGATTGGTTACTACGTGGCCTTTAATGGAAGATCTATATCCTTAAAAAAACTAAGGTATAACTCACAGACCCTAGCCCAGGTTAATACCCAAGACATAGTCGCCTCCAGACATCATCTAGCCGTTGAAGTGGTGGGTAGTACCATCAAGGTGTACTGGGACGGTTCCCAGCAGCCCATAATTGAGTACACTGATCCTAACGGGTTGTTGCATGGTGCCGTTGGCCTACGAACTAATACCCCAGCGATCTACTTCAAGGACTTTGCGTTAACCTGCCTATCCAGTCTAGTATATGGTCAAGTCCAAATCGGAGATCACACTCTATGGATTAGTCCCACCCGTCAGAAATATGAGGTGAAACTACCCTTTGGTGTGGTTGATCCGCCGACTGTTATGGTCGTGCCCCAGGACGCGTTGCTGGCTGAGGTTAAACTTGATTCTAATTTAACGATAGAAGTGCGCCAGCCCCAGAAGGTGCCTGGGGAAGGTAGGCTTAGCGTGCTACAAGAGGATGGGATAGAGATTTATGCAGCCCCGATAGTCCTTTCTAAAGTGACTACACCTACAGTGGGGGTGCGATTAAAGGACAATGAGGTTCTTTCCCAAGGCTGGGCGGGCAGTTTTAGTGGTCTTATGCCAATAGAAATACAGGTGAATGGGCCGGACTCATTAATTACCGGGGTCAGTGTAACCCTTGCCCGGGTGGAACTAGGTGAGGTGGGGGAAGGGCAGGTAATCTACCAAGGGGATGCTACTCCTAAGGACCTGATTTTAGACACCCCCGATTATGATGATGGAACGTATGAACTGACCAGTGATGTAGTGTCCATTTATGATACCAATACCAAGATTACAGTCCGGTTTGCCATTAAGAACTGGCGAGAGTTAGTCGATGACCTAGAAGCCCCGAAAGCTGGATGGTTCGGAATGGAAAGTCGTAAGAAAACCATAGAAGAAACAGCCGGTTGGGTCTACGCCACGGACACTCCCGAACTATTCTTTGGCGATCAGAATCGCTTGGTTCGGGTAGATAATACCACCGAGTCGCTGATCTGGGATACACCAGGGCTGCAGGAGTTCTTCGTAACAGTGTATACAAAGGATGACTCCTGCATGGACACAATTAAGGTAGCCGTTTCAGTAGACGGTCAGCAATGGGTATCTGTGGATTATGAGGTGACCGATAGGATAGATTCTTCCGTTTGGACCAAGATAGACCTAGTTGGTCGTGTCCCAAGCTCCCTAACCGCAAACTACTTTAGACTCACCTTTGAGGAAAGCCTAGGTCGGGTGGACGCACTTCAATTGGGTAGGGTGGGTCTGCGATCTTTGGTGAGGGAATAG
- a CDS encoding family 43 glycosylhydrolase, with product MREDCDNWKRKVVVLFLALLCLIGGGCEGTGAAKEPLLPPDSKPVQLQQGQKVFPYYNPVYPGDGPDPALLRVGEYFYTAVTGQRIMRSKDMIHWETVGTMFAKGYPAWVDSLAPQFIWAPELQFINNQYVLYFSAKERGYMEHRMGIGAAWSDKPEGPYTGVPTPLASGPGYRDIDPAVFRDDDGTLYIYWGSHHEPILVQKLSSDGLSLVGEPSIALNPAPHIRYSRLVEAPWIIKRGDYYYLFWSGDNYIPGEYALSVGRSTSPLGPFERYWGNPILQGDHHWASPGHNALIQDDAGQDWLFYHAYDWTDTTIGRMLLLDQLIWQDGWPHVANRTPSTKPITEGPIWNSTAIPIVEVARGKEAWASSEQEHRSASYALDGSTLTSWLPRQDDHTPWIIIDLGKPFRVGKVDLRFGKRGDHRYQIETSQDGTSWFLFADRLRSGAYPYSEVNEATARYVRIRLANTGEDGALREVRVYAYQNVWLASPANPGPMPSPISIEPVIAPEMAVKEVRVTLDAMALYEGTKAPVSSLNTSWLADGVHHLVLEVIDERDTIWRHAVGITVKNAMILEPLQGCTLWGESIIRLHTGATSSMIRNATVSLVPIVMGEPRTEERVVVYEAPEVLGELNIDTLHLADGSYQLEFAVTTQEGHQFRDTLRVLIRNWETVHDFFDPPKSLGWFGTVDQKKTIEESIGWDYDTTRQESFFGDESRRVWTGQGTGHLVWEIPSLSKYKVTAYIQDVDISGVEISTSLDGLNWTQLESEQRVVADSLDWRKIEFGGSCQGAAKYFRVSLREGLDQDRIQLGHVELVYRSEPQS from the coding sequence GTGAGGGAAGATTGTGACAACTGGAAAAGGAAGGTGGTTGTCTTGTTCTTGGCTTTGTTGTGTTTGATCGGGGGAGGTTGTGAGGGCACAGGTGCAGCAAAGGAACCCCTGTTGCCACCGGACTCCAAACCCGTACAGTTGCAGCAAGGGCAGAAGGTATTTCCCTATTACAATCCGGTTTACCCAGGTGATGGGCCGGATCCTGCGCTCCTTAGAGTAGGCGAGTACTTCTACACCGCGGTGACTGGCCAGCGGATCATGCGCTCCAAGGATATGATTCATTGGGAAACGGTAGGGACTATGTTCGCCAAGGGTTATCCTGCCTGGGTGGACTCCTTGGCGCCCCAGTTCATCTGGGCACCGGAGCTGCAGTTTATTAACAACCAATATGTCCTGTATTTTAGTGCCAAAGAACGGGGATATATGGAGCATAGGATGGGTATTGGAGCCGCTTGGTCGGACAAACCTGAAGGCCCATACACCGGTGTACCTACACCCTTAGCTTCGGGACCTGGTTATCGGGATATTGATCCTGCTGTTTTCCGTGACGATGACGGCACACTATACATCTATTGGGGTTCTCATCATGAGCCCATTCTTGTCCAGAAGCTAAGCTCTGATGGCCTTTCGTTGGTGGGGGAACCTAGCATTGCCCTTAATCCAGCGCCGCATATTCGCTATTCCCGTCTAGTGGAAGCTCCTTGGATCATCAAGCGTGGAGATTACTACTATCTGTTTTGGTCCGGAGATAACTACATCCCCGGAGAGTATGCCCTTAGTGTAGGGCGCTCGACTTCCCCTTTGGGCCCCTTCGAACGTTACTGGGGAAACCCCATTTTGCAGGGGGATCATCATTGGGCATCTCCCGGACATAATGCCCTAATCCAAGATGATGCGGGCCAAGACTGGTTGTTTTACCACGCGTATGACTGGACCGACACAACAATTGGGCGGATGCTACTTTTAGATCAGCTAATTTGGCAGGATGGGTGGCCCCATGTGGCAAACCGGACCCCGAGCACCAAGCCTATCACTGAAGGCCCCATTTGGAACAGTACCGCCATCCCAATCGTTGAGGTAGCTAGAGGTAAAGAAGCTTGGGCATCTTCAGAGCAAGAGCACCGGAGTGCCTCTTATGCCTTGGATGGGAGTACCCTCACCAGTTGGTTACCCCGGCAGGATGATCACACGCCTTGGATAATTATTGACCTAGGGAAGCCCTTCCGTGTGGGCAAGGTCGACCTGCGTTTTGGAAAAAGGGGTGATCATCGGTACCAGATCGAGACATCGCAAGATGGTACAAGCTGGTTCCTCTTTGCGGATCGTTTGCGGAGTGGGGCTTACCCTTATTCGGAAGTCAATGAAGCCACTGCCCGTTATGTCAGAATTCGATTAGCCAACACAGGGGAGGACGGGGCCTTACGTGAAGTGCGAGTTTATGCCTATCAGAATGTGTGGCTGGCAAGTCCCGCAAACCCAGGACCCATGCCTAGCCCAATTTCCATTGAACCTGTCATTGCCCCCGAAATGGCCGTGAAGGAAGTGCGGGTTACCTTAGATGCCATGGCGTTATACGAAGGTACCAAAGCCCCCGTAAGTAGCTTAAACACATCTTGGCTAGCAGATGGTGTACACCATCTGGTCCTTGAGGTTATAGATGAGCGGGATACCATCTGGCGCCATGCGGTTGGTATTACCGTAAAAAATGCGATGATTCTAGAGCCCCTGCAAGGATGTACCCTTTGGGGTGAAAGCATTATTAGACTCCATACTGGGGCTACATCTTCTATGATTAGAAATGCTACTGTGTCCTTGGTACCAATTGTCATGGGGGAGCCAAGGACCGAAGAGAGGGTAGTCGTATATGAAGCACCGGAGGTTTTAGGGGAACTAAATATTGATACACTACACTTAGCCGACGGTAGTTACCAGTTGGAGTTTGCAGTTACCACCCAGGAAGGTCACCAGTTCCGAGATACCCTGCGGGTGCTGATACGTAACTGGGAGACAGTCCATGATTTCTTCGACCCTCCGAAGAGTCTCGGGTGGTTCGGAACGGTTGACCAGAAGAAAACCATTGAGGAATCAATTGGCTGGGACTACGATACCACCCGACAGGAGTCTTTCTTTGGGGATGAGAGTCGACGGGTGTGGACAGGACAGGGCACAGGCCACTTGGTCTGGGAAATCCCAAGCTTAAGCAAATACAAGGTGACCGCCTACATACAGGATGTAGATATATCCGGTGTGGAAATAAGTACATCCCTTGATGGGCTCAACTGGACCCAGTTGGAGTCTGAACAGAGGGTAGTGGCGGATTCGTTAGATTGGCGCAAAATTGAGTTCGGTGGATCCTGCCAGGGCGCGGCCAAGTATTTTCGGGTTAGCCTAAGGGAAGGGCTGGATCAAGACAGGATCCAGCTAGGCCACGTGGAGCTGGTGTACCGCTCTGAGCCTCAATCCTAA
- a CDS encoding sugar ABC transporter substrate-binding protein: MKRLVGLHVVCLIVLMVGFGVAAEEIYLTFTAWGGLSHQLAYQDLAQAFSDQHPNIFIEFVPDTGGYVDKMKASVLANTGPDIYFTQEMQTVGFIDEGWLISLNEYIANSPELISQIHEPLFNSFTWKGVIGSLPVVTFVSMFYYNPVLFQEAGLPLPESISWDDLVNLGKVLTKKSSDGHVIQYGHRVEYEPNFCLYYLWQNGGGILDESCRNSILNTDATRGAVDFIYDLAWLHEIIPKPWEMGEYLLELGNLAMYTHGSWMTGYYDELFGFNDFDALPVPIGKYEVSMAYPNGFGISAASPHPDEAWEFLKFASGPEGQRILAAAGLGIPINSDPSVAAVYLEGRTMKQRRAALEAVTTAQAPRVVPGMQDDIIARYVWPLLDQVWTNQRPVTQVLQELDRLVQQYLDQVYAR, translated from the coding sequence ATGAAGCGTTTAGTCGGTTTGCATGTTGTCTGTTTGATTGTTCTGATGGTTGGGTTCGGCGTAGCGGCGGAGGAGATATACCTCACATTCACTGCCTGGGGTGGTTTGAGTCATCAGCTGGCATATCAGGATTTGGCGCAAGCTTTCAGTGACCAACACCCAAACATCTTTATTGAGTTTGTTCCCGACACTGGTGGCTATGTGGATAAGATGAAAGCGAGTGTCTTGGCTAATACAGGCCCGGATATCTATTTCACACAGGAAATGCAGACTGTGGGTTTTATCGATGAAGGATGGCTTATTTCGCTAAACGAGTACATAGCAAACTCCCCGGAACTCATCAGTCAGATTCATGAACCTTTGTTCAACTCCTTTACCTGGAAAGGCGTCATCGGATCTTTGCCCGTTGTAACCTTTGTCTCCATGTTCTACTATAACCCTGTTTTGTTCCAAGAAGCGGGGTTACCCCTTCCCGAATCTATATCTTGGGATGATCTTGTGAATCTCGGGAAAGTGTTGACGAAAAAAAGCAGTGATGGACATGTGATCCAATACGGGCATAGGGTCGAATACGAGCCAAACTTCTGCCTGTACTATCTCTGGCAAAATGGCGGGGGAATCCTGGACGAATCCTGCCGCAATTCTATACTTAACACCGATGCGACCCGGGGAGCGGTGGATTTCATCTATGATCTAGCGTGGCTCCATGAGATTATTCCAAAGCCCTGGGAGATGGGGGAATATCTCCTCGAATTGGGCAATCTAGCCATGTACACCCATGGTTCTTGGATGACGGGCTATTACGACGAATTGTTTGGCTTTAACGACTTTGACGCACTGCCCGTTCCAATAGGCAAATATGAGGTGAGTATGGCCTATCCAAATGGGTTTGGTATCTCAGCTGCATCGCCCCATCCCGATGAAGCTTGGGAGTTTTTGAAGTTTGCCAGTGGTCCCGAGGGACAGAGGATCCTTGCCGCAGCTGGGTTGGGTATACCAATCAATTCCGATCCCTCGGTGGCCGCAGTCTACCTCGAAGGTCGTACAATGAAACAGCGAAGGGCAGCTTTGGAAGCGGTTACTACAGCCCAGGCTCCCCGTGTGGTGCCCGGTATGCAAGACGATATTATTGCTCGGTATGTTTGGCCTCTTCTTGATCAGGTCTGGACAAACCAAAGACCAGTCACTCAGGTTCTCCAGGAACTAGATCGGCTTGTGCAGCAATACCTTGATCAGGTATATGCACGGTAG
- a CDS encoding LacI family transcriptional regulator, with amino-acid sequence MSVTMKDIAQRANVSLSAVSQALRNKGTLAPETRKKIITIAEEMGYMIQEPEKQLRLAVVCTDGSMSSSEIYNGFYEGAKNALGDSICLVAVAPSPDAFPISSILVGAERIDGVIFFGGEVDHPILQALLQLDVKCVVINRESSDKRVSTVSLDNHNSFYEATSHLIEHGHTGFAYVHLEPMTSWSRLRLEGCREAIEKNKGQLRVIGLKKYAELENKIRGIAASTTAMLAENDLVAIEILNVIRAMGMQVPGDFAIFGCDNLSIGASSKPAISTIDVPAYRIGEIAGVLLRDLVNGDTSYGNLIVPGQLVLKESCGCS; translated from the coding sequence ATGAGTGTTACGATGAAGGATATCGCCCAGAGGGCAAACGTATCGTTAAGTGCTGTTTCACAGGCGCTCAGAAATAAAGGGACCTTGGCACCTGAAACGCGGAAGAAGATCATTACCATTGCCGAGGAAATGGGCTATATGATCCAAGAGCCTGAGAAACAACTCCGCTTGGCAGTTGTGTGTACCGACGGTTCGATGTCCAGTAGTGAAATCTATAACGGTTTCTACGAAGGGGCGAAGAATGCGTTAGGGGATTCTATTTGCTTAGTTGCTGTTGCTCCAAGTCCAGATGCCTTTCCGATTAGTTCGATACTAGTTGGGGCCGAACGGATTGATGGAGTCATATTCTTCGGCGGCGAGGTAGACCATCCGATTTTGCAAGCCTTACTCCAATTAGATGTCAAATGCGTAGTCATAAACCGAGAAAGCTCAGATAAACGGGTCTCAACCGTTTCCTTAGATAATCACAACTCTTTCTATGAGGCAACATCGCACTTAATTGAACATGGACATACTGGTTTTGCATATGTGCATCTGGAACCGATGACCTCTTGGTCGCGACTGCGACTGGAAGGTTGCAGGGAAGCCATTGAAAAGAACAAGGGACAGCTACGGGTTATTGGTCTTAAGAAATACGCGGAACTAGAGAATAAAATCCGAGGAATTGCTGCAAGTACAACAGCAATGCTCGCGGAGAACGATCTAGTTGCGATTGAGATACTTAATGTGATTCGTGCTATGGGGATGCAAGTCCCTGGGGACTTTGCCATTTTTGGCTGTGATAATCTATCGATTGGTGCTAGCAGTAAACCAGCGATCAGCACAATCGATGTTCCGGCTTACAGAATAGGTGAGATTGCAGGCGTCTTGCTTAGGGATCTAGTTAATGGTGATACATCCTACGGTAATCTGATTGTTCCCGGACAACTGGTCCTTAAGGAGTCGTGTGGTTGTAGTTAG
- a CDS encoding SIMPL domain-containing protein (The SIMPL domain is named for its presence in mouse protein SIMPL (signalling molecule that associates with mouse pelle-like kinase). Bacterial member BP26, from Brucella, was shown to assemble into a channel-like structure, while YggE from E. coli has been associated with resistance to oxidative stress.) yields the protein MQWQTSTKSAAVLGVLLAFGLLLSGIQLKEAVMVWKRADRVVSVKGLAERNVKVDLVLWPLSYTVSADSLENLHATLSTTEGKIRAFLLRSGFDEDEISTTSPEVADQWSMYFGENKPAERYRAEAVVLLRTSSVDEVKAVMNTTDELVKDGVLLSRSYEHRPQFIFTGLNEIKPEMIAEATKDARRAAMQFAEDSGSKIGKIRSAQQGYFSIEDLDSYTPDIKKIRVVTTVEYLLLD from the coding sequence ATGCAATGGCAGACTAGTACGAAATCTGCGGCGGTACTAGGGGTTCTGTTGGCATTCGGGCTGTTACTAAGTGGAATCCAACTAAAGGAAGCCGTTATGGTTTGGAAACGAGCGGATCGAGTGGTCAGTGTGAAGGGTTTGGCCGAACGCAATGTGAAGGTAGATCTGGTCTTGTGGCCCCTAAGCTATACCGTAAGCGCAGATAGTTTGGAAAACCTCCATGCCACATTGAGCACAACCGAAGGTAAGATTCGTGCCTTTTTGCTGCGTAGTGGCTTCGATGAGGATGAGATTAGCACCACCTCACCCGAGGTAGCAGATCAGTGGAGTATGTATTTTGGGGAGAACAAACCCGCCGAACGCTATCGTGCTGAAGCGGTGGTGTTGCTCCGTACATCTAGCGTCGATGAGGTTAAGGCAGTGATGAACACAACTGATGAACTAGTAAAAGACGGTGTTTTGCTATCCCGTAGTTATGAGCATCGCCCCCAATTTATCTTCACCGGACTTAATGAAATAAAGCCGGAGATGATTGCGGAGGCGACCAAAGATGCTCGCAGGGCCGCCATGCAGTTTGCGGAGGATTCGGGCAGCAAAATCGGGAAGATCCGCTCTGCGCAACAGGGATACTTCTCCATTGAGGATCTAGATAGCTATACCCCAGATATTAAGAAAATCCGTGTCGTTACTACTGTGGAGTACCTACTGTTGGATTAA
- a CDS encoding DUF2961 domain-containing protein produces the protein MNTRIAKFTKETTQQLTTFDSTTRQKTIFVPKGETKVIGEVKGTGYISNIWITFPGWFYQWWNPPAPISQTILKTLILRIYWDDEKLPAVEAPVGDFFGIGLCEVGNFANRYFGMSSGGFFCKFPMPFQRGFRIEVENRDQVVDTDIFANVLYQLDPDLDRDLGYFHTHFSTGKGLTEAFEMCSIEGRGHYVGCSLSMQGEQLNNLSFLEAPEYVYIDNEKQPRLVGTGLEDYFCGGWYFREGPFIGPFHGVPIKDALNSLIAMYRIHEADRISFSQGLRFMFKHPFKDYKDRFAYSSVTYLYLEDPAGTGRGLPGPEELLCWYRVRNTDHQSIP, from the coding sequence GTGAATACGCGGATTGCCAAGTTTACCAAAGAGACAACACAGCAGCTTACTACTTTTGACTCTACGACGAGGCAAAAGACCATCTTTGTGCCAAAGGGTGAAACCAAAGTCATTGGAGAGGTGAAGGGCACTGGATATATTTCGAATATCTGGATAACCTTTCCTGGCTGGTTTTATCAGTGGTGGAATCCTCCCGCCCCAATTAGTCAGACAATACTTAAGACGTTAATCCTCCGGATTTATTGGGATGATGAAAAGCTACCTGCAGTGGAGGCTCCGGTAGGGGACTTTTTCGGTATTGGTCTTTGTGAGGTGGGTAATTTCGCCAATAGATACTTCGGTATGTCCAGTGGTGGCTTTTTCTGCAAGTTCCCCATGCCCTTCCAAAGGGGCTTTCGCATTGAAGTGGAGAACCGTGATCAGGTTGTGGATACGGATATATTTGCGAATGTGTTGTACCAACTGGATCCCGACCTAGATAGGGATCTTGGCTATTTCCATACCCATTTTTCCACGGGCAAGGGACTTACAGAAGCCTTCGAGATGTGTTCCATCGAAGGTAGGGGGCACTACGTTGGTTGTAGTCTGTCTATGCAAGGGGAGCAACTGAATAATCTCAGCTTCCTTGAGGCCCCTGAATATGTGTATATAGATAATGAAAAACAGCCGCGACTGGTAGGGACCGGACTGGAAGACTACTTCTGTGGAGGATGGTACTTCCGGGAGGGACCATTTATTGGACCTTTCCACGGGGTACCGATCAAAGACGCACTAAACTCTCTGATTGCTATGTATCGCATTCACGAAGCAGATAGGATTAGCTTTTCCCAGGGTCTGCGCTTTATGTTTAAGCATCCCTTTAAGGATTACAAGGATCGTTTCGCCTACTCTAGTGTAACCTACCTGTACCTTGAAGATCCCGCAGGAACAGGCAGAGGTTTACCTGGCCCAGAAGAGCTTCTCTGCTGGTATCGGGTGAGAAACACAGATCATCAGAGTATCCCTTAG